The Toxorhynchites rutilus septentrionalis strain SRP chromosome 3, ASM2978413v1, whole genome shotgun sequence genome includes a region encoding these proteins:
- the LOC129773179 gene encoding zinc finger and BTB domain-containing protein 17-like, which translates to MLMYFNFINLIYKTKDLRNTHMASEQSALVSRDRFCRLCLSKSDSLLLPLLATIEREVSVMEMLEAVTGIELEVNPLYPTKICTNCLTKLDFAYGVRQEFLNSTELLLKLAVEDRLPTYYAKYESTKTSEEKISSADEVLKVSRDILETKIELQDIVVPNDMDITFNDVKNENDQDMTIEQNAESVEELEETTEILVPSDDKMLENECINSEKDTVKQEKFIYSWKDLVKPKRKNGIKSKSLLTGIDRKAKADAELLAQFPLTTCYICDTSHETLKHRDEHLNEHIDMVPHRCESCSSEAEPVISKSVLNLNRHRMMHLLPHKCDFCFRRFISTGSLYTHVWSMHMGDKEGHTCDYCGKRFNQRRSFQSHVRRHRYKANGTYKCEDCGETCGSRLLLARHRRKHTGERNFTCPYCSKKFSRACNLLMHKRIHTNERCHKCLECDKTFRDTVILRKHRERYHTGNNQCASNRNLFVLTEDGRKQFICKHEGCSYTTYNSTSISRHKASHTKRYECSDCGKRFSVPNLVRRHQVSMHSKGLKFCTNNVRISIMSSETKSKNTDASCVEDVKSKLDDFCRVCLLRKSPLLPLTSDLNGTMIPEMLWKVSGMLFNVLEQLPRVICERCMAKLDLAFSIAKEFREQEEKLRSFCWKGALVDQLALYQQSDESKNALYSDEVIRKLITSSRKKQTETGQDTEAEVHEFEVERLEEDHDDEQSLEPDYDSDGDSPPEQITAVILPGGSVEVKAEIEEGDDEEQSEVAPLPVTKIEVEEWIEEGGTVTRIRRRNTSETLEFSCDESIDSQDPIKYDEDDLYGESEEEVATSRKQTRKPKTPKRPIKSVLNADGKYECNDCGRIFGVQKTFLNHLRRHEHIKQGSFACTQCDKCFGTKDRLARHIELHNRDLTCKECGHESQNGYEFRTHRFSHQDGHYKCKRCIFSCDTKEQLKEHKLMNDCAVADEKRPYSKPATLKDKKCPYEGCEYTAETYGAMYVHKRAKHLQQFSCEICGKRFAFANQVRLHEKLHTGEKPYQCTVCSKSFRRMFSFKEHMAIHEGNESYVCDVCGKSFTRPRYLNAHLLTHSEERPFECAICESRYKTNGELTKHIRTKHQSQLDLSNSDLIVEEYDYYEEEYCA; encoded by the exons ATGTTAATGTATTTCAACTTCATAAATCTAATCTATAAAACGAAAGATTTACGCAACACACAT ATGGCATCGGAACAATCGGCGCTTGTATCACGGGATCGTTTTTGCCGACTATGTCTGAGCAAATCGGACAGTCTCCTACTTCCGCTTTTGGCTACCATCGAGCGAGAGGTCAGCGTGATGGAAATGCTGGAAGCAGTTACCGGGATTGAGCTGGAGGTAAACCCGCTGTATCCTACAAAGATATGCACCAACTGTTTGACTAAGTTGGATTTTGCCTATGGTGTTAGGCAagaatttttgaatagcacAGAGCTGCTGCTAAAATTGGCCGTTGAAGATAGACTTCCAACGTATTATGCAAAGTATGAGTCTACAAAAACCAGCGAAGAGAAAATCTCGTCTGCTGATGAAGTACTGAAAGTTAGTAGGGATATATTAGAGACGAAAATAGAATTGCAGGATATTGTGGTACCTAACGATATGGATATCACATTTAACGACGTAAAAAATGAGAATGACCAAGATATGACCATAGAACAAAACGCTGAATCAGTGGAAGAACTCGAGGAAACTACCGAAATTCTCGTTCCAAGCGATGATAAAATGCTAGAAAATGAATGCATTAATTCGGAGAAAGATACTGTAAAGCAGGAGAAGTTTATCTACTCTTGGAAAGATCTCGTCAAACCGAAACGGAAGAATGGTATAAAATCGAAAAGTTTGCTCACAGGAATAGATAGAAAAGCGAAGGCGGATGCAGAGCTGCTCGCACAATTCCCCCTGACTACCTGCTATATTTGTGACACCTCGCACGAAACGCTGAAGCATCGAGATGAACATCTCAATGAACACATCGATATGGTGCCCCATCGGTGTGAAAGTTGTAGCTCCGAGGCGGAACCAGTTATTTCTAAAAGTGTGTTAAACCTCAATCGTCACAGAATGATGCACCTATTGCCACACAAATGTGATTTTTGTTTCCGAAGATTCATTTCCACTGGAAGTCTGTACACACATGTCTGGAGCATGCATATGGGAGATAAGGAAGGACACACGTGTGATTACTGTGGAAAGAGATTCAACCAGCGACGTTCGTTTCAGTCCCACGTTCGGCGCCACCGTTACAAAGCCAATGGAACATACAAATGTGAAGATTGTGGGGAAACTTGCGGTTCCCGTTTATTGTTAGCGAGACATCGTCGCAAACACACCGGCGAGAGGAATTTTACCTGCCCTTACTGCTCGAAGAAATTCAGCAGGGCTTGTAATTTGCTGATGCACAAACGAATCCATACCAATGAGCGATGTCACAAATGCTTGGAATGCGATAAAACCTTCCGCGATACCGTAATCCTAAGAAAACACCGAGAACGATACCATACGGGAAACAACCAGTGTGCTTCCAATCGGAATCTTTTCGTATTGACTGAAGACGGACGGAAACAATTTATCTGTAAACATGAGGGTTGCTCGTATACAACATACAATAGCACTTCAATTTCGCGACATAAAGCGAGTCACACGAAACGCTATGAGTGTTCCGATTGTGGCAAGCGTTTTTCCGTACCTAACTTAGTCCGCCGGCATCAAGTTTCCATGCACAGCAAAGGG CTGAAGTTTTGCACAAATAATGTACGCATCTCAATAATGAGCTCCGAAACGAAATCAAAGAATACCGACGCGTCGTGCGTTGAAGACG TAAAAAGTAAACTGGATGACTTCTGTCGTGTTTGTTTGCTACGCAAAAGTCCGCTTCTGCCGCTAACGAGCGATCTCAATGGAACCATGATACCGGAGATGCTGTGGAAGGTGTCTGGTATGCTGTTCAATGTGTTGGAACAACTACCGAGGGTCATTTGTGAGCGATGTATGGCAAAGCTTGATCTTGCTTTTAGCATAGCTAAGGAATTCCGCGAGCAGGAGGAGAAGTTGAGAAGTTTTTGTTGGAAAGGTGCCCTCGTCGATCAGCTGGCGCTGTATCAGCAGTCCGATGAGAGCAAGAATGCGTTATACTCTGATGAAGTGATTCGGAAGCTGATTACATCCAGCAGAAAGAAGCAAACTGAGACTGGACAGGACACGGAAGCCGAAGTGCATGAGTTTGAGGTGGAGCGCCTGGAAGAGGACCATGATGATGAGCAGTCGCTGGAGCCAGACTACGATAGTGATGGCGACAGTCCTCCGGAGCAAATCACTGCGGTGATTCTACCTGGAGGATCAGTTGAAGTGAAAGCGGAAATCGAAGAAGGAGACGATgaagaacagtcagaagtgGCTCCCCTTCCAGTGACTAAAATAGAAGTTGAAGAATGGATCGAGGAGGGAGGTACGGTAACAAGGATTCGTCGGAGGAACACATCCGAAACGCTCGAATTTTCCTGTGACGAGTCAATCGATTCCCAGGATCCAATAAAATACGATGAAGATGATTTGTATGGGGAGAGTGAGGAGGAAGTAGCCACTTCCCGAAAACAAACTAGAAAACCGAAGACACCCAAGCGACCGATAAAATCCGTACTGAATGCAGATGGCAAGTACGAGTGCAATGATTGTGGGAGAATATTCGGAGTGCAGAAGACGTTCCTAAACCACTTACGCAGACACGAGCATATTAAACAGGGCTCATTTGCGTGTACTCAGTGCGATAAG TGTTTTGGCACAAAAGACCGACTGGCGCGCCATATTGAGCTCCATAATCGCGACCTGACATGTAAAGAGTGCGGTCATGAGTCTCAAAACGGGTACGAATTCCGGACACATCGCTTCAGTCATCAAGATGGACACTACAAATGCAAACGGTGTATTTTTTCTTGCGATACAAAGGAACAGCTGAAGGAGCACAAACTAATGAATGATTGTGCAGTGGCCGACGAAAAACGACCATACTCTAAGCCCGCTACCCTGAAGGACAAAAAGTGTCCCTATGAGGGCTGTGAGTACACGGCGGAAACGTACGGAGCAATGTATGTTCACAAGCGGGCCAAACATTTGCAGCAGTTCAGTTGCGAAATTTGCGGTAAACGCTTCGCGTTCGCAAATCAAGTGCGTTTGCACGAAAAGCTGCACACCGGCGAGAAGCCGTACCAGTGCACGGTTTGCTCCAAGAGTTTTCGCCGGATGTTCAGCTTCAAGGAACACATGGCCATCCACGAGGGTAACGAATCGTACGTTTGCGATGTCTGCGGCAAGAGCTTCACGCGGCCCCGGTATTTGAATGCGCATCTCTTGACGCACTCCGAGGAGCGTCCGTTCGAGTGTGCGATTTGTGAGAGTCGGTACAAAACCAACGGGGAGCTAACGAAACACATTCGGACAAAACACCAGTCGCAACTAGATTTGAGCAATAGTGATCTGATAGTGGAAGAGTATGATTATTACGAGGAGGAATATTGTGCGTGA
- the LOC129776335 gene encoding uncharacterized protein LOC129776335 has translation MRTTSILYKIRLPQREATVPFQEILPLRLKNQVSGKTDKTSDVACLQEMAVMFSCLKANDFEERLCLKEASTFKKCYKVYLDKKADKKETSSKGIIVPGRDLNHKQLNAFLQQYPSQPYRK, from the coding sequence ATGCGAACCACATCGATACTGTACAAAATCCGATTGCCCCAACGGGAAGCGACTGTCCCCTTCCAGGAAATCCTCCCGCTGCGTCTGAAGAACCAAGTCAGCGGGAAAACCGACAAAACGTCCGACGTGGCATGCCTGCAAGAAATGGCCGTTATGTTCTCCTGCCTCAAGGCTAACGATTTCGAGGAACGACTCTGTCTGAAGGAGGCTTCCACCTTCAAAAAGTGCTACAAAGTGTACCTAGACAAAAAGGCCGACAAGAAGGAAACCTCCAGCAAGGGTATCATAGTTCCGGGCAGGGATCTGAACCACAAGCAGCTCAATGCATTTCTCCAGCAGTACCCGAGTCAGCCTTATCGCAAATAG